One window from the genome of Pseudalkalibacillus hwajinpoensis encodes:
- a CDS encoding 3-hydroxyacyl-CoA dehydrogenase/enoyl-CoA hydratase family protein, whose product MTRSIHKVAVLGAGVMGSGIAAHLANVGIPSLLLDIAPKEPNEKEKVKGLTLADRSVRNRLAAEAIEKLKKQKPAPLSKKDHIQLIEAGNMEDDMERLQEVDWIIEVVVENLEIKKKVYEKVDEYRRPGTIVSSNTSGISVEAMAEGRSEDFRKHFLGTHFFNPPRYLKLLEVIPTKDTDPDVLSYMKTFGEDTLGKGVVETKDTPNFIANRIGTYGLLVTVREMMNRGFSVGEVDSVTGPAIGRPKSATFRTLDVVGLDTFIHVANNVFEQVEGDEKEVFRIPEFMQQMKEKGWIGAKAGQGFFIKQKGAKGSEILELNPSTLEYEPRQKLKTASVEASKQAKSKADKLKALAYANDRAGELIWNIMKPVLLYSAEKTYEIADDIDAVDRAMKWGFGWEMGPFETWDALGVEKSVARMKEEGETIPEWVDQMLASGQTSFYKQEGATQSFYHNGEQRVVEESKKIIHLKGLKAQNRVIKKNTGATLLDLGDGVAGLEFHSPNNAIGMDILQMINEAVDETEKNFEGLVIGNQGKNFCVGANVAYMLMEAQDDNFFEIEMVARKFQQSMARIRYSQKPVVAAPFQMTLGGGAEVCMPAASIQASSETYMGLVEVGVGLIPGGGGNKELYMRQLEQTPPGVNVNLTDIAANVFETIAMAKVSTSAHEAMERGFIRPQDGISANADHVLHDAKEKVLFLAEQGYQPPVAKKIPVAGEAGYAAMLMGAKTMKWSGYLSDHDLTIATKLAHVIAGGKVKEGTLVDEQYLLDLEREAFLSLLGEPKTQARMQHMLLKGKPLRN is encoded by the coding sequence ATGACACGTAGCATTCATAAAGTAGCTGTATTAGGAGCAGGAGTAATGGGATCAGGCATTGCCGCCCACCTGGCGAATGTAGGAATTCCAAGTTTGCTATTGGATATTGCACCAAAGGAACCGAATGAAAAGGAAAAAGTCAAAGGACTTACACTCGCTGACCGTTCTGTCAGAAATAGACTTGCGGCAGAAGCGATTGAGAAACTTAAGAAACAAAAACCGGCACCGCTTTCTAAGAAAGATCACATTCAATTAATTGAAGCGGGAAATATGGAAGACGATATGGAGCGCTTGCAAGAAGTTGACTGGATCATTGAAGTTGTTGTCGAAAACCTGGAGATCAAGAAAAAAGTATATGAAAAAGTAGATGAATATAGACGACCTGGAACCATTGTTAGTTCGAATACTTCCGGTATTTCCGTAGAAGCAATGGCTGAAGGTAGATCAGAAGATTTTAGGAAGCACTTCCTTGGTACGCACTTTTTTAACCCACCAAGATATTTAAAGCTTCTTGAAGTGATTCCAACGAAAGACACGGATCCAGACGTCCTTTCCTATATGAAAACATTTGGTGAAGATACTCTCGGCAAAGGTGTTGTAGAAACGAAAGACACGCCAAACTTCATTGCCAATCGAATTGGAACTTATGGCCTGCTTGTCACAGTTAGAGAAATGATGAATCGCGGCTTTTCAGTTGGAGAAGTAGATTCTGTAACTGGCCCAGCAATCGGCCGTCCAAAAAGTGCAACGTTTCGAACACTCGATGTAGTTGGACTTGATACGTTTATTCACGTAGCGAACAACGTTTTTGAACAGGTTGAAGGTGATGAGAAAGAAGTATTCCGGATTCCTGAATTTATGCAACAGATGAAAGAAAAAGGCTGGATTGGAGCAAAGGCGGGTCAGGGCTTTTTCATAAAACAAAAAGGGGCAAAAGGAAGCGAAATTCTAGAGTTAAATCCATCTACGCTTGAATATGAACCACGACAGAAATTAAAAACAGCTTCTGTTGAGGCAAGTAAACAAGCGAAGTCAAAAGCGGATAAACTGAAAGCGCTTGCTTACGCGAATGACCGCGCAGGTGAATTAATTTGGAACATCATGAAGCCTGTTTTGCTTTACTCTGCTGAGAAAACCTATGAAATCGCTGATGATATCGACGCCGTCGATCGTGCCATGAAATGGGGCTTTGGATGGGAAATGGGTCCTTTTGAAACGTGGGATGCTCTTGGAGTTGAGAAATCAGTGGCTCGAATGAAGGAAGAAGGCGAAACGATTCCTGAATGGGTTGATCAAATGCTTGCCTCAGGGCAAACGTCTTTCTATAAGCAGGAAGGTGCCACTCAATCTTTCTACCATAATGGTGAGCAAAGAGTAGTGGAGGAAAGCAAGAAAATTATCCACCTTAAAGGATTAAAAGCGCAAAATCGCGTGATTAAGAAAAATACCGGAGCAACGCTTCTTGATCTTGGAGACGGGGTTGCAGGACTTGAATTCCATTCCCCAAACAATGCAATTGGAATGGATATTCTCCAGATGATTAATGAAGCCGTTGATGAAACGGAGAAAAACTTCGAAGGACTTGTGATTGGAAACCAGGGCAAAAACTTCTGTGTTGGTGCCAACGTCGCGTATATGTTAATGGAAGCTCAAGATGATAATTTCTTTGAAATCGAAATGGTTGCAAGGAAGTTTCAACAGTCCATGGCACGTATTCGCTACTCTCAAAAACCAGTCGTAGCAGCGCCGTTTCAGATGACGCTCGGCGGTGGGGCAGAAGTATGTATGCCAGCAGCTTCCATTCAAGCTTCTTCAGAAACATATATGGGCCTCGTAGAAGTAGGTGTTGGCTTGATTCCGGGTGGAGGCGGAAATAAAGAACTTTACATGCGTCAGCTAGAGCAAACGCCTCCAGGAGTTAATGTTAATTTAACTGATATTGCCGCCAACGTTTTTGAAACGATTGCGATGGCGAAAGTTTCAACATCAGCACATGAAGCAATGGAGCGAGGATTTATTCGACCTCAGGATGGTATTAGTGCAAACGCGGATCACGTTCTCCATGATGCAAAGGAAAAAGTGCTTTTCCTTGCTGAACAAGGTTATCAGCCACCTGTTGCTAAAAAGATCCCAGTTGCTGGAGAAGCAGGTTATGCTGCAATGTTAATGGGAGCGAAAACGATGAAATGGAGCGGTTACCTTTCCGATCACGATTTAACGATTGCGACCAAACTTGCTCACGTCATTGCGGGCGGAAAAGTAAAAGAAGGAACATTAGTCGATGAGCAGTATCTTCTGGATCTTGAGCGTGAAGCGTTCCTCAGCCTGCTAGGAGAGCCAAAAACGCAAGCAAGAATGCAGCATATGTTACTTAAAGGAAAACCGCTGCGCAACTAG
- a CDS encoding acyl-CoA dehydrogenase family protein, which produces MSNTMNKTVKGASFLIEDQKAEDIFTPEDFSDEHVMMGKTTEDFVVKEVVPALDKIENHEFEISRKLLEKAGDLGLLGADVPEEYGGLGLDKISSSVITEKFARARSFSLSYGAHVGIGSLPIVFFGNEEQKKKYLPGLASGATIAAYALTEPGSGSDALGAKTTAKLNAEGTHYLLSGEKQWITNSAFADVFIVYAKIDGEHFSAFIVERDSKGLSTGPEEKKMGIKGSSTRTLILEDVAVPKENLLGEAGKGHIIAFNILNVGRYKLAVGTIGGMKRSIELSAKYALERKQFNTPIAKFSLIQEKLANMAVATYATESSTYRTGGLFEQKLGKLSDEEQKDGAKVAEAIAEYAIECSLNKVFASEALDYVVDEAVQIHGGYGFMSEYEVEKMYRDSRINRIFEGTNEINRLLVPGTLVRKTMKGELPFLEKATALQEELMMLTPQEIGDAPLEQEKHLVKMAKKIMLMTAGTAVQKYGKALDKEQEVLSNMADIVSEIYSMESAVLRTEKAINKTGAEKQQNKLLLTQVFCQEAFNRIEAHAKETLVAVETGDSLRMMISALRKLSRYTPINVIAKKREIAASILEQQRFTV; this is translated from the coding sequence ATGTCTAATACAATGAACAAAACGGTTAAAGGTGCAAGCTTCTTGATTGAGGATCAAAAGGCAGAAGATATTTTCACACCGGAGGATTTTTCAGATGAGCATGTCATGATGGGGAAAACAACGGAAGACTTTGTAGTAAAGGAAGTCGTTCCAGCGCTTGATAAAATTGAGAATCATGAATTTGAAATTTCACGGAAGCTTCTCGAAAAAGCTGGTGATCTCGGACTTCTTGGAGCGGACGTCCCAGAAGAATACGGCGGTCTTGGCCTTGATAAAATCAGTTCATCTGTTATTACTGAGAAATTCGCTCGTGCTCGTTCGTTTTCCCTAAGTTATGGCGCCCATGTTGGAATCGGTTCTCTACCTATCGTCTTTTTCGGAAACGAAGAGCAGAAGAAAAAGTATCTTCCAGGTCTTGCGTCAGGAGCTACAATTGCTGCTTATGCTTTGACTGAGCCTGGTTCAGGTTCTGATGCTCTTGGGGCTAAAACAACGGCTAAGCTCAATGCTGAAGGAACACACTATCTTCTAAGCGGTGAAAAGCAGTGGATCACGAACTCCGCTTTCGCAGATGTATTCATTGTCTATGCAAAAATTGATGGCGAACATTTCTCTGCTTTCATTGTTGAGCGGGATTCCAAAGGTCTTTCAACTGGTCCCGAAGAAAAGAAAATGGGCATCAAAGGCTCTTCTACAAGAACATTGATTCTTGAAGATGTAGCCGTGCCAAAAGAAAATTTACTAGGAGAAGCAGGTAAAGGGCACATCATTGCGTTTAACATCTTGAACGTTGGTCGCTATAAGCTAGCAGTAGGTACAATTGGTGGAATGAAGCGTTCGATCGAACTTTCCGCTAAGTATGCGTTAGAGCGTAAGCAGTTTAACACGCCAATTGCAAAGTTCTCTCTCATACAAGAGAAACTGGCGAATATGGCAGTAGCAACATACGCGACAGAAAGTTCTACTTACCGCACAGGAGGTCTTTTTGAGCAGAAGTTAGGAAAGCTTTCGGATGAAGAACAAAAAGACGGAGCGAAAGTCGCAGAAGCGATTGCAGAGTATGCGATTGAGTGTTCACTAAATAAAGTGTTTGCTTCAGAAGCGCTAGATTATGTTGTAGATGAGGCTGTGCAAATTCACGGTGGATACGGCTTTATGTCTGAATATGAAGTTGAGAAAATGTACCGTGATTCTCGTATCAATCGTATTTTTGAAGGAACGAATGAAATCAATCGCCTTCTAGTTCCAGGCACGCTTGTCCGTAAAACAATGAAAGGCGAGCTTCCATTCCTTGAAAAGGCTACTGCACTTCAAGAAGAGCTCATGATGTTAACGCCACAAGAAATTGGTGATGCACCACTTGAACAGGAAAAGCATCTCGTTAAGATGGCAAAGAAGATTATGCTTATGACTGCAGGTACAGCTGTTCAAAAATATGGCAAGGCTCTTGATAAAGAACAAGAAGTTTTATCAAACATGGCAGATATCGTAAGCGAAATTTACTCTATGGAATCAGCCGTACTTCGCACAGAGAAAGCGATTAATAAAACTGGTGCAGAAAAGCAACAGAATAAACTTCTTCTAACACAAGTTTTCTGTCAGGAAGCTTTCAACCGTATTGAAGCTCATGCTAAAGAGACTTTGGTTGCCGTCGAAACAGGCGATTCACTTCGTATGATGATATCTGCTCTTCGTAAACTATCACGTTATACGCCAATTAATGTTATTGCGAAGAAACGTGAAATCGCTGCAAGCATTCTTGAACAACAGCGTTTTACGGTTTAA
- a CDS encoding ATP-binding cassette domain-containing protein yields MIEVSHLTKQFKKEKILHDLTLSIEGGMVGLIGPNGAGKTTFMRMLAAVSKPSSGEIYLKGYSLNREASSVRKEIGYLPQHFKLYPQLTASQFLDYVGKLKRDHHYDHELEKKRLLHALNLEKQQNQKIKTFSNGMQQRLGIAQALYGEPAVMIFDEPSAGLDPEERLRFRNLLADVSSRKTVILSTHIVEDIEGSCDTLIVLNKGRILFQGTPDELQRKGNGLVWEFDLFDNNWDQLNGLQMTLTKRKATGLRCRAISPVAPFEFAEAVDPTLEEGYMALIGRDGL; encoded by the coding sequence TTGATTGAAGTATCTCATCTAACTAAACAGTTCAAAAAGGAGAAGATTCTACATGACCTCACTTTGTCCATCGAAGGAGGCATGGTAGGGCTTATTGGTCCAAATGGTGCTGGAAAAACAACATTTATGAGAATGCTAGCTGCGGTCTCAAAGCCTTCTTCCGGAGAAATCTATCTTAAAGGTTATTCACTTAACCGAGAAGCTTCAAGTGTTCGGAAAGAAATTGGTTACCTCCCTCAACATTTCAAGCTGTATCCGCAGCTTACTGCATCTCAGTTTTTGGACTATGTTGGGAAGTTGAAACGAGACCACCATTATGATCATGAGCTAGAAAAAAAACGATTGCTTCATGCCCTTAATTTAGAAAAGCAACAGAATCAAAAAATCAAGACGTTCTCAAATGGAATGCAGCAACGTCTCGGCATTGCCCAGGCACTTTATGGAGAACCCGCTGTGATGATATTCGACGAACCTTCTGCTGGACTTGATCCTGAAGAACGCTTACGCTTTCGCAACTTACTAGCTGATGTTTCTAGCCGAAAAACCGTCATTCTTTCTACGCATATTGTAGAAGACATTGAAGGAAGCTGTGATACGCTGATCGTTCTAAATAAAGGGCGCATTCTTTTTCAAGGCACACCAGATGAGCTTCAACGTAAGGGGAATGGACTTGTTTGGGAGTTCGACCTCTTTGATAATAACTGGGACCAATTAAATGGATTACAAATGACGCTTACAAAACGAAAAGCAACAGGATTAAGGTGTCGAGCAATATCTCCAGTAGCACCATTTGAATTTGCCGAA
- a CDS encoding FAD-dependent oxidoreductase: MDIVVIGGGIGGLTAGALLTKEGYNVTILEASNEWGGSAGKFTRGHFLFPVGATMGMGFEEGGLHYRIFQELGLSFPVFSLDEIMRIYDGNRVMPYYTDRNRHLSECATQFPEHSKQIVSFYREIWKIGAEVRKLIGPLPVVPPVTLSEWKGLLLSLKPGTPGLVPYLRKTMGDLLKKHNLNDALDFHHFIDGQLIDSMQTTSEECSALMGALALDIYHEGAYYSEGGLYRIAETLQQYIEQNGGRTYLRKQIQSIRRENNRWVAVDQKGESWRADHLINNLPVQGFVPLLPEPLQEQLPTKLRKRSQMTQWGAFTMYLALDEKIIPEYTSLFSQVFSDNGKMTEGNHLFLSLSKSNDLFRAPEGFRTLTVSTHTELHHWDTKEKYDQYKKELTEKMLTGIERVIPNVRSGIELQMTGAPRAWERFTKRPKGMVGGFPQTNEYSLFNSLSHRTGLKGLWLCGDSVFPGAGTIGVSTSGYHVYRSITKEMVKIK, translated from the coding sequence ATGGATATTGTTGTTATTGGTGGTGGCATTGGCGGACTGACTGCTGGAGCATTACTGACGAAAGAAGGCTACAACGTAACAATACTTGAAGCATCGAATGAATGGGGTGGATCAGCAGGAAAATTTACACGAGGGCATTTTCTCTTCCCTGTTGGAGCGACGATGGGGATGGGGTTCGAAGAAGGTGGATTACACTATCGCATTTTCCAAGAACTCGGTTTGTCCTTCCCTGTTTTTTCGTTGGATGAAATTATGAGAATATACGATGGCAATCGCGTCATGCCTTATTATACAGATCGAAATCGCCATTTATCAGAATGCGCTACCCAGTTTCCAGAACACTCCAAACAAATTGTTTCTTTCTATCGAGAAATATGGAAAATTGGAGCCGAAGTACGTAAGTTAATTGGACCTCTCCCTGTTGTACCTCCAGTCACCCTATCAGAATGGAAAGGGCTTCTCCTATCTCTCAAACCAGGAACTCCCGGACTGGTTCCCTACCTTCGGAAAACAATGGGAGATCTTCTAAAAAAACATAATCTTAATGATGCACTAGACTTTCACCATTTTATTGATGGACAATTAATTGATAGCATGCAAACAACTAGTGAAGAGTGCTCAGCACTTATGGGTGCTCTTGCTCTCGATATTTATCACGAAGGGGCATATTACTCTGAAGGTGGATTGTATCGCATCGCTGAAACACTACAGCAATATATTGAACAGAACGGTGGTCGAACTTACCTGAGAAAGCAAATTCAATCGATTCGGCGTGAAAACAACCGTTGGGTAGCTGTCGATCAAAAAGGGGAGAGTTGGAGAGCTGATCACCTTATTAATAACTTACCTGTACAGGGCTTTGTTCCACTTCTTCCAGAACCACTTCAAGAACAACTCCCCACTAAGTTAAGAAAACGAAGTCAAATGACTCAGTGGGGAGCTTTTACGATGTATCTTGCTTTAGATGAAAAAATCATCCCTGAATATACGTCCCTCTTTAGTCAAGTCTTTTCGGATAATGGAAAAATGACCGAAGGAAATCACCTCTTCTTGTCACTTTCAAAATCCAATGATCTCTTTCGTGCGCCAGAGGGCTTTCGCACATTAACAGTCAGTACACATACAGAGCTTCACCATTGGGATACGAAAGAGAAATACGATCAATATAAAAAGGAGCTAACTGAGAAAATGCTCACAGGTATTGAAAGAGTGATACCTAATGTAAGAAGTGGAATCGAATTGCAAATGACAGGTGCACCACGAGCATGGGAAAGATTTACGAAAAGACCTAAAGGCATGGTTGGAGGTTTCCCACAAACGAATGAATATAGTTTGTTCAACAGTCTTTCTCACCGTACTGGCCTCAAGGGATTGTGGCTTTGTGGCGACAGCGTTTTCCCTGGAGCAGGTACTATTGGGGTATCTACTAGTGGATATCATGTCTATCGCTCTATCACTAAGGAAATGGTGAAAATAAAATAA
- a CDS encoding YusG family protein, with amino-acid sequence MIETPRPMQRIDVTRKVYGKFDQQAMNLFMDKERIGRILFSDQGNQYEFLEGFEMEQNKIYHYEQVIEQNGRYVEDCDLGWC; translated from the coding sequence ATGATTGAGACACCTCGCCCAATGCAAAGAATCGACGTTACTCGAAAGGTATATGGTAAATTTGATCAACAAGCGATGAACTTGTTTATGGACAAGGAAAGAATTGGCCGTATCTTATTCTCAGATCAAGGAAATCAATATGAGTTTCTTGAAGGATTTGAGATGGAGCAGAACAAAATTTATCATTACGAACAAGTAATCGAGCAAAATGGAAGGTATGTAGAAGACTGCGACCTCGGCTGGTGTTAA
- a CDS encoding arsenate reductase family protein codes for MPITFYAYPKCGTCRKAKKWFEQNDIEVNEVHIVENPPSKDELAVLLNHSGLPIKKFFNTSGQKYRELGLKDKVATSTQDELLEILASDGMLIKRPIVTDGEKVTVGFKEDVFEETWKR; via the coding sequence TTGCCCATTACATTCTATGCATATCCCAAATGTGGTACATGCCGTAAAGCGAAGAAATGGTTCGAGCAAAACGATATTGAAGTAAATGAAGTACACATCGTCGAAAATCCGCCCTCAAAAGATGAGTTAGCTGTCCTGCTTAATCATAGCGGCTTACCAATTAAGAAATTCTTTAATACGAGTGGACAGAAATATCGAGAGCTTGGATTAAAAGATAAGGTCGCTACATCGACTCAAGACGAATTGCTTGAAATCCTTGCTTCTGATGGGATGTTAATCAAACGTCCAATCGTAACTGACGGAGAAAAAGTTACTGTTGGGTTTAAAGAGGATGTATTTGAGGAAACATGGAAACGATAA
- a CDS encoding YusU family protein — MSLETLQEQVDGLMDKYTELLLGDTSPELKEKVKLWAMYTHLSKTMPPLAKHWNQTYPDAKDAMKELVTEIKTMNEEHRKAQQDNQKESDK; from the coding sequence ATGAGTCTTGAAACACTTCAGGAACAAGTCGATGGATTGATGGATAAATACACCGAGCTTCTCCTTGGAGATACGAGCCCTGAGCTGAAGGAAAAAGTGAAGCTATGGGCGATGTACACGCATCTTTCAAAAACGATGCCTCCTCTTGCGAAACATTGGAATCAAACGTATCCTGATGCGAAGGATGCCATGAAAGAGCTAGTGACCGAAATCAAAACTATGAACGAAGAGCATCGTAAAGCCCAACAGGATAACCAGAAAGAATCAGATAAGTGA
- a CDS encoding acetyl-CoA C-acetyltransferase, translating to MKEAVIVAGARTPVGKANRGTLANMRPDDLGALTVKETLKRAGGYDGEIDDVIMGCAIPEAEQGLNVARMIGARAGLAETVPAITINRYCSSGLQSIAYASERIMLGQSGAILAGGVESMSLVPMGGHVIKPNPTLVEEKPEYIMGMGHTAEEVARRFEISRADQDAFALRSHQRAAQAIKDGKFQDEIVPIEVTKRWIDEKNKLQEKKVLFSQDEGVRADTSLDVLGKLRPVFNVRGSVTAGNSSQTSDGAASVLVMDREKAESEGLAPMAKFRSFAVAGVAPEIMGVGPIEAIPKALRLAGLELSDIGLFELNEAFASQSLRVIRKLGLDEDKVNVNGGAIALGHPLGCTGTKLTLSLIHEMKRRGEQFGVVTMCIGGGMGAAGVFEIL from the coding sequence ATGAAAGAAGCAGTTATTGTAGCCGGTGCTAGAACACCTGTTGGAAAAGCAAACCGTGGAACGCTTGCCAATATGCGTCCAGATGATCTTGGAGCACTTACCGTTAAGGAAACGTTAAAGCGTGCCGGCGGTTATGATGGTGAAATAGATGATGTGATTATGGGGTGCGCTATTCCTGAAGCAGAACAAGGGCTGAATGTAGCTAGAATGATTGGAGCTAGAGCAGGTCTTGCTGAGACAGTTCCAGCCATTACAATCAACCGATATTGTTCTTCAGGTTTACAGAGTATCGCTTATGCTTCAGAACGCATAATGCTTGGCCAATCTGGTGCCATATTGGCTGGTGGAGTGGAATCTATGAGCCTTGTGCCGATGGGCGGTCATGTGATAAAGCCCAACCCTACTCTTGTAGAAGAAAAACCTGAATATATTATGGGAATGGGACACACAGCGGAAGAAGTCGCACGTCGCTTTGAGATTAGCAGAGCAGATCAGGATGCTTTTGCACTAAGGAGTCATCAGCGTGCAGCTCAGGCAATCAAAGATGGGAAGTTTCAGGATGAAATTGTTCCGATCGAAGTGACGAAAAGATGGATTGATGAGAAAAACAAATTACAGGAAAAGAAAGTTCTTTTCTCACAAGATGAAGGTGTTCGGGCAGATACGTCACTTGATGTTCTCGGTAAGCTACGTCCAGTATTTAATGTTAGAGGCTCTGTTACCGCCGGAAATTCATCACAAACAAGTGACGGAGCAGCAAGTGTTCTCGTCATGGATCGAGAAAAAGCTGAAAGTGAAGGCTTAGCGCCTATGGCTAAGTTCAGATCATTTGCTGTTGCTGGTGTAGCACCCGAAATAATGGGGGTCGGACCGATTGAAGCGATTCCTAAAGCTCTTCGACTCGCTGGACTTGAGCTATCTGATATTGGGTTATTCGAATTAAATGAAGCTTTTGCATCACAATCTCTTCGCGTCATTAGAAAGCTTGGACTTGATGAAGACAAAGTGAATGTAAATGGTGGAGCAATTGCACTTGGTCATCCACTTGGATGTACAGGGACGAAGTTAACCTTAAGCTTAATTCATGAGATGAAACGCCGCGGAGAACAATTTGGTGTTGTGACGATGTGTATTGGCGGAGGAATGGGCGCTGCTGGAGTGTTTGAAATTCTTTAA
- a CDS encoding proline dehydrogenase family protein — protein MEQVMRNFFLYMGKNKVATKVAKRYGMRFGASRFVAGASLNSSVNAIKKLNEKGLSVTIDHLGEFVDNAAEADEMTNHCIEAIERIAAENLDSQLSLKLTSMGLDIDYDMTMKNMRRILEAADQHNVFVTIDMEDFERCGKTIEIFTNLKREYTNIGTVLQAYLYRVAEDVEKLNDLSPNLRLVKGAYKESPKVAFPDKKDVDENFKKIIKMHLLNGNYTAIATHDDRIIEYTKKLVEEYNIPRSQFEFQMLYGICVDKQDELLKEGFKMRVYVPYGKDWYGYFMRRLAERPANVAFVLKGMMK, from the coding sequence ATGGAACAAGTAATGCGTAATTTCTTTTTATACATGGGGAAGAATAAAGTAGCTACAAAAGTAGCGAAACGGTATGGTATGCGCTTTGGAGCTAGCCGGTTTGTAGCCGGTGCGTCTCTTAATAGCTCTGTAAATGCTATTAAGAAACTAAATGAAAAGGGACTTTCTGTTACAATCGATCATCTTGGTGAGTTTGTAGATAACGCCGCTGAGGCTGATGAAATGACAAACCACTGTATTGAAGCAATTGAGCGAATTGCAGCAGAAAATCTTGATTCTCAGCTTTCTCTTAAACTCACATCAATGGGGTTAGACATTGATTACGATATGACGATGAAAAATATGCGCCGAATTCTTGAAGCTGCTGATCAGCACAATGTCTTTGTTACGATTGATATGGAAGATTTCGAGAGGTGCGGAAAAACAATAGAGATTTTTACTAACCTAAAGAGGGAGTATACGAACATTGGTACAGTTCTTCAAGCCTACTTATACCGCGTAGCTGAAGATGTAGAAAAGCTGAACGATCTATCTCCAAATCTTAGACTTGTTAAAGGTGCTTATAAAGAGTCACCAAAAGTCGCATTTCCGGATAAAAAGGATGTCGACGAGAATTTCAAAAAAATCATTAAAATGCACTTATTGAATGGAAATTACACAGCCATTGCGACCCATGATGATCGCATCATTGAATACACAAAGAAGCTCGTAGAGGAATACAATATCCCCCGTTCTCAATTTGAATTTCAAATGCTATATGGTATTTGTGTAGATAAACAAGATGAGCTCCTTAAAGAAGGTTTCAAAATGCGTGTCTACGTACCCTATGGAAAAGACTGGTATGGATATTTTATGAGAAGACTTGCTGAGAGGCCTGCAAACGTAGCTTTCGTCCTTAAAGGAATGATGAAATAG
- the trhA gene encoding PAQR family membrane homeostasis protein TrhA: protein MMTTHTFTVGEERANYITHGIGAIISVAALVILIVFASLYGTAWHIVSFTLFGTTMLMLYTASTLVHSFPPGKAKDFFEILDHSSIYFFIAGTYTPFLFIVIEGWLGWTLFGIVWGLAIIGTVFKAYFVKKFLFISTILYVLMGWLIVLAWNPLTQNLAPNGMMLLIVGGVLYTIGAVFYVWRAFKYHHAVWHLFVVAGTLAHFFCVLFYVLPL, encoded by the coding sequence ATCATGACAACTCATACGTTTACAGTTGGCGAGGAGCGAGCAAATTATATTACTCACGGAATTGGAGCTATCATAAGCGTTGCCGCTCTAGTCATCTTAATTGTGTTTGCGTCTCTCTATGGAACTGCCTGGCATATTGTAAGTTTTACACTTTTCGGTACAACGATGCTGATGCTTTATACGGCCTCTACACTCGTTCACAGCTTTCCACCTGGGAAAGCGAAAGACTTTTTCGAAATACTTGATCACTCTTCTATCTATTTCTTTATCGCTGGTACTTACACTCCCTTCTTGTTTATTGTAATTGAAGGTTGGCTAGGTTGGACACTATTTGGCATCGTGTGGGGACTCGCGATTATTGGAACAGTATTCAAAGCTTATTTTGTAAAAAAGTTTCTATTTATCTCAACTATTCTCTACGTCTTAATGGGCTGGCTGATCGTTCTTGCCTGGAATCCACTCACGCAGAACTTGGCTCCAAACGGAATGATGCTTCTCATTGTTGGAGGTGTTCTCTACACAATCGGAGCGGTATTCTATGTCTGGAGAGCTTTTAAATACCATCATGCAGTTTGGCATCTTTTCGTGGTAGCTGGAACACTTGCTCATTTCTTCTGTGTTCTCTTCTATGTATTACCTCTTTAA
- the gcvH gene encoding glycine cleavage system protein GcvH, producing the protein MNLPKDFRYSEEHEWVQVQEDGNIRIGITDFAQSELGDIVFVELPEEGDTIESDEPFGSVESVKTVSELYAPISGKVLSVNEDLEDSPEFVNDSPYEKAWMVVVEPSEPSQVEELMTAEAYEKMVSEDE; encoded by the coding sequence ATGAACTTACCAAAAGATTTTCGCTACTCAGAAGAACACGAATGGGTGCAAGTACAAGAAGACGGAAACATCCGCATCGGTATTACAGACTTCGCACAATCAGAACTTGGAGATATCGTTTTTGTTGAGCTTCCAGAAGAAGGCGACACGATTGAATCTGACGAGCCGTTCGGTAGCGTGGAATCTGTAAAAACTGTTTCTGAGCTATACGCACCAATCTCAGGCAAAGTTCTTTCTGTCAATGAGGATTTAGAAGACAGCCCTGAATTCGTTAATGATTCACCATACGAAAAAGCATGGATGGTCGTTGTAGAACCTTCTGAGCCTTCTCAAGTAGAAGAACTAATGACAGCTGAAGCATACGAAAAAATGGTAAGCGAAGACGAATAA